One Marinibacterium anthonyi genomic region harbors:
- the pucG gene encoding Purine catabolism protein PucG: MTAQIFPQLDIPQTLAAGPGPGNTDARVLQRFAAAGVADHMQADVLRGMVEAKLMLRQVWGTKNIHTFGVAGTGWSGLDTMFAAIRPGDRVVAFANGTFSGIDALTLRMKAATAEELEADSLNPQAASVTVIEVPHGQSVTGQMVEAALAEHDPKWAFMAHWETGSGRINDLRGFSDACDRHGVMGLVDAVSSLGVEDFRIDDFPGVAGWASCPQKGICCLPLTYAPVSFTDRYIATLKKGGARTFVHHPILEARHWGILEGQDVDKGTYHRTHSAYAVAAFHEALRLTLDQGVRERAAAYAFHERALRAAVESMGCEVTSNMTSLVVLNLPGDLAGREMELVQNCRADGFGIWPTLSAPVQVRIGILNQLSRPQISEIVRRFAEAMRAMGATVNDKAIEEILDAHYQSALAAE; encoded by the coding sequence ATGACCGCGCAGATCTTTCCGCAGCTCGACATCCCGCAGACGCTGGCCGCCGGCCCGGGTCCGGGCAACACCGACGCCCGCGTCCTGCAGCGCTTTGCCGCCGCCGGGGTCGCCGATCACATGCAGGCCGACGTGCTGCGCGGCATGGTCGAGGCCAAGCTGATGCTGCGCCAGGTCTGGGGCACGAAGAACATCCACACCTTCGGCGTCGCCGGAACGGGGTGGAGCGGGCTCGACACGATGTTCGCCGCCATCCGCCCCGGCGACCGGGTGGTGGCCTTTGCCAACGGGACGTTCTCGGGCATCGACGCGCTGACGCTGCGCATGAAGGCCGCCACGGCCGAGGAACTGGAGGCCGACAGCCTGAACCCGCAGGCGGCGTCGGTCACCGTGATCGAGGTGCCGCATGGCCAGTCGGTCACCGGCCAGATGGTCGAGGCGGCGCTGGCCGAACACGATCCGAAATGGGCCTTCATGGCGCATTGGGAAACCGGATCGGGGCGGATCAACGACCTGCGCGGGTTCTCGGACGCCTGCGACCGGCACGGGGTGATGGGGCTGGTCGACGCGGTGTCGTCGCTGGGGGTCGAGGATTTCCGGATCGACGATTTCCCCGGCGTGGCGGGCTGGGCGTCCTGCCCGCAAAAGGGGATCTGCTGCCTGCCGCTGACCTATGCGCCGGTCAGCTTCACCGACCGCTACATCGCGACGCTGAAGAAGGGGGGCGCGCGGACGTTCGTGCATCATCCGATCCTGGAAGCCCGGCACTGGGGAATCCTGGAGGGTCAGGACGTGGACAAGGGGACCTATCACCGGACCCATTCCGCCTATGCCGTCGCCGCCTTTCACGAAGCGCTGCGCCTGACGCTGGACCAGGGCGTCCGGGAACGGGCCGCGGCCTATGCCTTTCACGAACGTGCCCTGCGCGCCGCGGTCGAATCGATGGGCTGCGAGGTGACGTCGAACATGACCAGCCTTGTCGTGCTCAACCTGCCCGGCGACCTGGCGGGCCGGGAAATGGAGCTGGTGCAGAACTGCCGGGCGGACGGCTTCGGCATCTGGCCGACGCTGTCTGCGCCGGTGCAGGTGCGCATCGGCATCCTGAACCAGCTCAGCCGCCCGCAGATATCCGAGATCGTCCGCCGCTTCGCCGAGGCGATGCGCGCCATGGGGGCAACGGTGAACGACAAGGCCATCGAGGAGATCCTCGACGCCCATTACCAAAGTGCGCTTGCCGCAGAATGA
- the mcl1_2 gene encoding Malyl-CoA lyase has translation MSFHSIQQAPARLNRSELAVPGSQPQLFEKAAKSDVDVIFLDLEDAVAPDEKEQARRNVITALNDMDWGPKTMSIRINGLDTHYMYRDVVDVVEACERLDLIMVPKVGTAADVYAVDMLVTQIEDAKGRKKRIGFEHIIETALGMQNVSEIAAASKRNESLHFGVADYAASTRARTTIIGGVNPDYAVLTDPLADGSRAEHWGDMWHYALARMVVAARANGLRPIDGPFGDFQDPDGYRAAAKRAAVLGCEGKWAIHPSQIALANEVMSPSEAEVDKANRILAAMAEAEAAGKGAVSLDGRLIDYASIRQAEVLVEKARQIAA, from the coding sequence ATGAGTTTCCATTCCATTCAGCAAGCCCCCGCCCGGCTGAACCGCAGCGAATTGGCGGTGCCGGGATCCCAACCGCAACTGTTTGAGAAGGCGGCGAAATCAGACGTCGACGTGATCTTTCTGGATCTCGAAGACGCGGTCGCCCCGGACGAAAAGGAACAGGCCCGGCGAAATGTGATCACAGCCCTGAACGACATGGACTGGGGCCCCAAGACGATGTCGATCCGGATCAACGGATTGGATACCCATTACATGTATCGTGACGTGGTCGACGTGGTCGAGGCCTGCGAACGGCTGGACCTGATCATGGTGCCCAAGGTCGGAACGGCGGCCGATGTCTATGCCGTCGACATGCTGGTGACCCAGATCGAGGATGCGAAGGGACGCAAGAAGCGCATCGGCTTCGAACACATCATCGAAACGGCGCTTGGCATGCAGAACGTGTCCGAAATCGCGGCTGCGTCAAAGCGCAACGAAAGCCTGCATTTCGGGGTCGCCGACTATGCCGCGTCGACCCGCGCCCGCACGACCATCATCGGCGGCGTGAACCCCGATTACGCGGTGCTGACCGACCCGCTGGCCGATGGCTCGCGGGCCGAACATTGGGGCGACATGTGGCACTATGCGCTGGCCCGGATGGTGGTCGCCGCGCGCGCCAATGGCTTGCGCCCGATCGACGGGCCCTTCGGCGATTTCCAGGACCCCGACGGCTATCGCGCGGCGGCAAAGCGCGCCGCGGTGCTGGGCTGCGAGGGCAAGTGGGCCATCCACCCCAGCCAGATCGCGCTGGCGAACGAGGTCATGAGCCCGTCGGAGGCCGAGGTCGACAAGGCCAACCGCATCCTCGCCGCCATGGCCGAGGCCGAGGCCGCCGGGAAGGGCGCGGTGTCGCTGGATGGCCGCCTGATCGACTATGCCTCGATCCGCCAGGCCGAGGTGTTGGTGGAAAAAGCCCGCCAGATCGCCGCCTGA
- the uhpA_2 gene encoding Transcriptional regulatory protein UhpA, giving the protein MVTLPGAKPIDIMLGDGNPLVLSAMSELFERDPRFSLVATSSTAEGFLGTVMRVPVKVGVIDWNLPALGAAKLIEVLRDQENAPRLVVYGHETGDLPRLAMTAGAAGFASRSGEVETLLQTCVSVAAGNMVFPFIDVRELQQDPIQTLSRKERQILDALAKGMTNKELATALGISTNTVKFHLSNLYEKLSVRNRAQAIAFFYAARSPGQE; this is encoded by the coding sequence ATGGTTACCCTACCCGGCGCAAAGCCCATCGACATCATGCTGGGGGACGGAAACCCCCTGGTCCTGTCGGCCATGTCCGAACTGTTCGAACGCGATCCCCGATTCTCGCTCGTCGCCACGTCATCCACCGCCGAAGGCTTCCTGGGCACCGTCATGCGGGTTCCGGTGAAGGTCGGCGTGATCGACTGGAACCTGCCCGCGCTCGGCGCCGCCAAGCTGATCGAGGTGCTGCGCGACCAGGAAAACGCCCCCCGCCTGGTGGTCTACGGGCACGAAACCGGCGACTTGCCGCGGCTGGCCATGACCGCCGGCGCCGCCGGCTTCGCGTCCCGCTCGGGCGAGGTCGAGACGCTGTTGCAGACCTGCGTTTCGGTCGCCGCCGGCAACATGGTCTTTCCGTTCATCGACGTGCGCGAGCTGCAGCAGGACCCGATCCAGACGCTGTCGCGCAAGGAACGCCAGATCCTGGATGCGCTGGCCAAGGGGATGACCAACAAGGAACTGGCGACCGCGTTGGGGATTTCCACCAACACGGTGAAATTCCACCTGTCGAACCTTTACGAAAAGCTGTCGGTCCGGAACCGCGCGCAGGCCATCGCCTTCTTCTACGCGGCCCGGTCTCCGGGGCAGGAATGA